A stretch of Pseudomonas sp. 7SR1 DNA encodes these proteins:
- a CDS encoding response regulator yields MRVLLVEDHLQLAESVAQALKSTGLTVDVLHDGVAADLALSSEEYAVAILDVGLPRMDGFEVLARLRARGKTLPVLMLTARSDVKDRVHGLNLGADDYLAKPFELTELEARVKALLRRSVLGGERQQRCGALVYDLDTRRFTLDEELLTLTSREQAVLEALIARPGRVMSKEQLAAQVFGLDEEASPDAIEIYIHRLRKKLDGHAVAIVTFRGLGYLLETRDA; encoded by the coding sequence GGTCTGACCGTGGATGTGCTGCACGACGGGGTAGCCGCCGACCTGGCGTTGAGCAGCGAGGAATATGCCGTGGCCATCCTGGACGTAGGGCTGCCGCGCATGGACGGCTTTGAAGTGCTGGCGCGCCTGCGGGCCAGGGGCAAGACCCTGCCGGTATTGATGCTGACCGCTCGCAGCGATGTGAAGGACCGGGTCCATGGCCTGAATCTGGGCGCCGACGATTACCTGGCCAAGCCGTTCGAACTCACCGAACTCGAAGCACGGGTCAAGGCCCTGTTGCGCCGTAGCGTATTGGGTGGCGAACGCCAGCAGCGTTGCGGGGCATTGGTCTATGACCTGGATACCCGCCGCTTCACCCTCGACGAGGAACTGCTGACCCTCACCTCCCGCGAGCAAGCGGTGCTGGAGGCCTTGATCGCTCGGCCGGGGCGGGTGATGAGCAAGGAGCAACTGGCGGCCCAGGTGTTCGGCCTGGATGAAGAAGCCAGCCCCGATGCCATCGAAATCTACATTCATCGCCTGCGCAAGAAGCTCGATGGGCATGCCGTGGCAATCGTGACCTTCAGAGGCCTGGGCTACCTGCTGGAAACCCGCGATGCATAA